cacacctggctaattttcgtatttttttaagtagagttggggtttcaccatgttggccaggctggtcttgaactcctgacctcaggtgatccgcccgcctcggcctcccaaagtgctggatgatCTCATAACTTAAAATCCATCAGGCTgtgcgcggtggttcacgcctataatcccagcactttgggaggtcaaggcaggtggatcacttgaggtcaggagttcaagaccactctgaccaacatggtgaaaccctgtctctactaaaaattcaaaattagctgggtgtggtggcaggtgcctataatgccagctacttgggaggctgaggcaggagaattgcttgaatcttggagacacaggttgcagtgagcagagatcacaccactgcactccagcatgggcaacaagagtgaaactccatctcaaaataataaagtaaaatgaaataaaacccaTCATTGGCGAGAGCCCtcaggataaagtccaaactccttatCACTTTTTAATTCCCCCATGGTCTGTTCTGTCCACCTCTACAGGCTCACATCTCCTCACTGACTGTGTCCCTCCCACTCCAGCCAGGCTGAGCCATAGGAAGTTCCCTGAAGTTATCATGCTCCCTTTGTACGTGTGCCTTCATGCCTGGCCAGCTCCTCTGCCTGTCCTAAGCTCTGGGATCATCTTCCCCACTGAACCTTCTCTGAGCCCCATAGCCTGGCAGGTACCCAGGTCATTTTCCCAAGGCCCCTGTGTTCATGTCTACTGTAGCATACTGTTCTAAGGGTCTGTTAACCTATGTGTGTTTCTTCCCAGCTTCCGTGAGGACAGGGGCTCTGTAGTGTTTTATCTATCTCTGTGCTGGTAGTGCTAAGCAGAGTGCCCAGCACGTAGAAGCTCACTCACATTGGGATGTGGATGAATGAAAATAGAATTCAAGATTGGAAGGAGCCCTCTACTGCTGGACTCTGCACCAAGCATGTACCCAAGCATGTACATggtggcaaaaaaaaaacaacaacaacaacagacacTGTCCCCTCACAGGCACTCACAGATATAATAGTAGCTGTGTCCTTCTTTGAACTCCTTGCCCAGGGTGAAAGGTGTGAAGCGCTGAAacttctcagacagcttctctgggCCATGCTTGGCACTGGGCCGGTTGCACTGCCAGCGGACCTGGTCCTTGGACTGGGGCTGGCACAGCTGGTACTCCTCACGCTCCACCAGGTACAGTATGTACCGCTCCATGGCAGCGTCTGCCACAGAGTGATCCTCATAGTGCGGACAGATGATGTCCACGTAGTCATTCAGCTGCACATGTATGGTGTAGTCCTCATTCCGGAACCTGGGACACACACGGGGGAAGAAGCAGGTGGTCATTCAGAAGGCGGGCCAGATCCTTGGCCCTCCAAATGTTTACATGACCTCTCACATTTCACACTAGACCCCAAGAGATTTTTCCAAAGTCTCAACTCCCAATATGTACTGATCTTGATGTCTTACATTTCTCTCTGCCATCTCTAAACATTCCCCTGCACCATCACTGTCTCCTGTTGGTCCTTCAAATAGCATCCACTCAGTATCTTTCAGGTACGAAAGCATTTTCCATAACCCGCGTGATATTTACCCAAGGATGGGCTTCTACCTATTTCTGTAGCTCACTTATCATTCTCTTCTACCCATAAATATTTCCCCAAATCTGTTATACCAGTTGCTCCTTTTAAATGCTGTTAGGCCTCAACCTGAGACCCCACCAGTCTATCCTGTAATCAGAATCCAGGAAACCCTTTCTCTTTAACATGCTAGCCCCAAGCCCCCAACACATCTATGTCTTTACCTTCCTTACTCCTCTCACGTTTCCTCGGACCCACTGAGTAGATCTCACATTTCCTAGCTTCACTTTTCCTCAAAAGTGAAGCTAGTATACCTGGGCCCACAGATAATGCCCCTAGTCCTTTAAGTTAAATCACTCTCATCAATTCCTTCAGCCCCTCTTAAATCTCCTTTTCTAGCTACTCAAAGTTATACGCTGGTCTCCTTTTCCCCTTCTCAGAGCACCCCCAAACATCCCTGTCCTTTTTTCTCCAAAAGCCACACTTCCACCTCCCGCCAGATGAAATGTTGGAGCTCTGGGCTTTGAGAcggcctctcccctcctctcccctcctcccaagGTGGAGCCAGCTCCCCTCCCCTAGTTCATTCCCCCTGGCCCCACCGGCTCCAGCCTGACTGCCCACCAGCCCTCCCCACCAGCTCCAGACAcctggctccagcctgggtggggtCCCAGTAGGGGGAAACGTGCTCCCCCCAACCCCCGAAGCTGCTCAGTTTCTCTAATTCCCCCAGGCACTGCCAGCTAGAGACTCAGCAGAATTAGCGTCAACTTGCTTCGAACCGAAAGCCCTGGCCACGGCTGGGAGGGCGAGGAAGGAGTCAGGTGGAGAGGACTCTGAGATGGGCACCCACTGCCCAATCAGCATGACCCTGAGAAGCCGGGCTTTGCAGCAGCACACCAGCGCCCAAACTGGGCTTACcaggcccctcccccaccctggggaaagagagagaggagcagagagaggcTTTTAAAATTCCTCTCTGGAGAGATAAACATAGAAGCCATTTCGGAACAGGTATTTCAGCTCTGGGCCTGGCGTCTTTCCCTCATTCCCGTGACGGGCACTGACTCATTCCTCATCCACCTCTGCTACCCGCCCCAGCACTCATGAGAACCTGTGAAAATTTACCTTGTCAAATGTGGACAGCCCCTAGGACCCCAGGAGGACACAGTGCCCACTCACCCCCAACACTGTCCTCCAAACAAAGGGAGCCGGCAGGTCAGAATGAGGGGCCTGCCCTCCAGCACGAGGGAGGCTGGCGCCCTTCTCAGCATGCTGCCCCCGCCTGAGGCCTGGAGATCCCAGGGCTGCTGCCCACTGGCCTGAGTCACCCATGCCAGCCTCACCTACCCCGTTCATTGTAGCCTCATATTTGCCCCCACGCTGGGCCCAGCTTGGCTGCCTACGGACTCTACTCTGGACTGGCGTCTCTTTAGTCCTGGGTAtgatagggtgtgtgtgtgtgtgtggccagaGGGTCACCCATCAGCCCCCTCTCCTGGGGGTACAGTCTGCTCGACTTAGCCTTCATTTGACTCTTGTTCCCCATCTGGGAAAGGGGGCAGCGGCGTCAGGGAAGGCGGGGAGGTGGGTAAGGAAGAGGCTCCTTCCTGAAAGAGAGGAAACTTGGGAGCTTGGGAACGGAAAAGGCCAGGGTCCCCCCCTCCCTACTCATGGCTTCCtgtcccctcctccttcttcagTCAACACCTGGAATGGGCATAAACAGGGACTTTGCTCTCTCCCATACTAGGGCAAGATGCATCGGGTCAAGGAGGCAAAGCACAGGGAGCGGGTGGCAGAGGGCTGGCTGGGCCTCCCCAGCATCCATGTGCAGGAGGGCATTGCCCTCTGGGATTGGCAGCTGGCTGTTCTCTCCCCGACCCCAACAAGCCACAAACAACAGACTGCCTCACCAGACGATGCCACAGGGTCAGAGGAAGCTGGCACAACATATTTCTCAAGGGGAGTGGGGGGCAAGCTCGCTAGGGCTGAGAGTGGCTAAGCCGGTGAGATGGCTTTGGTGATAACCAAGCTGCCCAGTTCTCTCCCCGTCCTCCCTACCACCCTCTCCTGTATTCCCACAAATATTGTTCCCATAACTTCAGAAAACTCAAGGGCAAGAACAAAGGGGCCGACAGAGTCTTCCTCCCAGTACCATTTGCCTCACAGCACTAAACCTGCCCAGAAGAAATTAACTCCTTCCTGCCCAGAGCCTTCTGTAATCCCTTTAACCCCTTCTGTTCCTTCTGAAGGATCTCCCTCTCCCAGCTCTTCAATTTTACTACTTGAGAGCCCCATAAACAGGTGATTCCCTCAACCTACCCATGCACAGCATGTGCCTCACTCATGCCACCCCAAAAGACCCCTAGTGGGGGACTTTCCGGGTTTACTTTAAATACAGGGTGAATGCATAATGAATGTCTACAGCCCAGCTCTCTCCTGAGAGGTCCTTTCAGGGTTCCCTTGAACATTCTGCGCACTCTTGATGTCACACCAGGTACCTGTCAGTGTGGTCAGATGCCCAAAGGACACACAAGGAGGGGCGTGGAGGCTTTCAACGTGGGGGGGACCTAGAACAAGGGCCCTGGCTACCAGGGGCGAAGTCTATGCTGGAGGCAGGAACTGCCCAGCATAGGTCCCTCACTTCAGAGTAATAGGGGTaccagagagaaggaagggaagggcagaTATAAGCCCATGCAAGTAGACACGGGCAGGTTCCTGTCCCGGGTGGAGTGCTCCCAGATATGAGGGAGAAGTGAGGGGAGGAAAATCTACAGTCGCCCTCCTACCTCGGTCATCTACTCTAGGCTCAGCTAAGGGATTGGCTGGGACAGTTATCCCGGTAGGGAGGGCAGTGCCAGCCGGGAGTCCAGGCTGCCAGTGGGAGACTCGAGGCTTACTTGGGATTTGAACTGTTCCAGAAGACGGTGTGTCGATCAGCAGCGGCCAGACTGCAGCAGAGACCCAAGAGAGGGGCCCAGAGGAACTCCATAGCGCGGGGCCTGGCCAGGCCGGGCGGGGACGCGGGGCTCCTAGGGGTCTGGGTTCCCGCTGGCTTTCTCCGCGGCGAAGTCAGCGTTGGGCTCACAGATCTGGCCCCTTCGCCTTGCGACTCCGCCTTTTGGGCCGGCGCCGCCCGACACCCCGCCCCGCCCTCGCCCCGCCCGGCGCGCGGCTGCCCCGGGGcttgggggctggggaggtggaggaggggcgGGCTGGGTAGGCGAGGAGGCTAGGGGTGCAGGAAAGAGCGAAGCGCGCTCCT
This Rhinopithecus roxellana isolate Shanxi Qingling chromosome 8, ASM756505v1, whole genome shotgun sequence DNA region includes the following protein-coding sequences:
- the EFNA1 gene encoding ephrin-A1 isoform X1, with amino-acid sequence MEFLWAPLLGLCCSLAAADRHTVFWNSSNPKFRNEDYTIHVQLNDYVDIICPHYEDHSVADAAMERYILYLVEREEYQLCQPQSKDQVRWQCNRPSAKHGPEKLSEKFQRFTPFTLGKEFKEGHSYYYISKPIHQQEDRCLRLKVTVNGKITHSPQAHDNPQEKRLAADDPEVRVLHSIGHSAAPRLFPLAWTVLLLPLLLLQTP